From Pseudobdellovibrio exovorus JSS, a single genomic window includes:
- a CDS encoding DUF3617 domain-containing protein, which yields MKNLLSQLQLSFFTIFLIVPFFSFAQSFEAGLWKTKESVSVNKLPLPSSDAEECFSAVQAKDAKASIEKELKKHGCSLTKWNVKNQKLDAGINCENQNFTASGKLQGSFTRKSYDLAGEASGTLKQVLPAIAEFKLSGQWIKNCPK from the coding sequence TGTTGAGCCAATTACAATTATCATTTTTTACGATCTTCCTCATAGTACCATTTTTTTCTTTCGCCCAATCCTTCGAAGCAGGACTTTGGAAAACAAAAGAGAGTGTGAGTGTTAATAAGCTCCCTCTGCCATCTTCGGATGCGGAGGAGTGTTTCAGTGCTGTGCAGGCAAAAGATGCGAAGGCGTCTATTGAAAAAGAGCTGAAGAAACACGGCTGCTCTTTAACTAAATGGAATGTTAAAAATCAAAAACTAGATGCAGGGATTAACTGCGAAAATCAAAACTTCACAGCCAGTGGAAAATTGCAGGGGAGCTTTACCCGTAAAAGCTATGACCTTGCAGGTGAAGCCAGTGGAACTTTGAAACAAGTTCTTCCGGCCATTGCGGAATTTAAACTGTCAGGCCAGTGGATTAAAAACTGTCCGAAATAG